The following are encoded in a window of Cygnus atratus isolate AKBS03 ecotype Queensland, Australia chromosome 20, CAtr_DNAZoo_HiC_assembly, whole genome shotgun sequence genomic DNA:
- the LOC118255061 gene encoding LOW QUALITY PROTEIN: transient receptor potential cation channel subfamily V member 2-like (The sequence of the model RefSeq protein was modified relative to this genomic sequence to represent the inferred CDS: deleted 1 base in 1 codon) produces MDNFTNGQPGPGQRNRLMGLLETDDSIPEDKPTSSKKEERSGLHGKKGEPQPLETPYQKESSDFPPQVKINLNYRPGLVSNQKDPNRFDRDRLFSAVSRGSPEALNGLLEYLRRTSKFLTNSEYTDAKTGKTCLMKALLNLKNGKNDTIPLLLEIDQKTQNPRPLVNVACSDCYYRGQTALHIAIEKRSLDLVKLLVENGADVHARAHGEFFRKKKEGVCFYFGELPLSLAACTNQLEVVEYLLYNPHQKARLQEQDTQGNTVLHALVMIADDTEENTKFVSTVYVEILKAGVKVDPTWKLEEIVNYDGLNPLQLAAKTGKVEIFKHIIQREIKDPVYRHLSRKFTEWTYGPIHVSLYDLSSLDSFEENSVLEILAYSSDTPNRYKMVVLEPLNKLLQQKWETFASKRFYFSFISYLSFMIIFTAIAYYQPLRVKPSFPVEFTAGGFLWVSGLIIILLGGIYLIFAQSLYLRRRRQSLKTMCSDSCIEILIFIQAFSLLLSAVLYGASSENYVAVMVFSLLLGWVNMLYYTRGFQRTGIYSVMIQKTILRDLLRFLLVYMIFLFGFAAALVTLMGDAPSLSQNKSVAQMENAGSHAMYGGLLSVSLELFKITIGMGDLDFQEHARFRYFVMLLLLLFVILTYVLLLNMLIALMSETVTDISGDSKSVWKLQRAIAILEIEKAWLWRQGGKRRSGCFMSVGLNKKDERWCFRVEEIKWTNWAKEVGVLKEDPGNTSDSEINPEETRSRKQVPQKQLRSAVSEEQSLLQPQLSATEMMPLEGQTRNL; encoded by the exons ATGGATAACTTCACAAACGGGCAGCCAGGCCCAGGTCAGCGGAACAGGTTGATGGGATTGCTAGAAACAGATGACAGTATCCCTGAAGATAAACCTACATCgagtaaaaaggaagaaaggtcaGGGCTACACGGAAAGAAAGGAGAGCCTCAGCCCTTGGAGACACCTTACCAGAAGGAAAGCAGTGACTTCCCTCCTCAAGTCAAGATTAATCTGAACTATCGGCCTGGACTTGTCAGCAA CCAGAAGGACCCCAATCGCTTTGACAGAGACAGGCTTTTCAGCGCAGTCTCGAGAGGCAGCCCTGAGGCACTGAACGGCTTACTTGAGTACTTGAGGAGGACCTCGAAATTTCTCACCAATTCTGAATACACAG ATGCAAAGACTGGGAAGACCTGCTTAATGAAAGCCctgctgaatttaaaaaatggaaaaaatgacacAATCCCACTGTTGCTGGAAATAGACCAAAAGACACAGAATCCCAGGCCACTCGTCAATGTGGCATGCTCTGACTGTTACTACAGAG GCCAGACAGCACTCCATATTGCCATAGAAAAAAGGAGCCTGGACTTAGTGAAACTTCTGGTAGAGAATGGAGCTGATGTCCATGCCAGAGCCCATGGCGAattcttcaggaagaagaaagagggagtttgcttttattttg GTGAACTTCCCCTCTCCCTGGCTGCTTGTACCAACCAGCTTGAGGTGGTAGAATATCTTCTATACAACCCTCACCAAAAAGCCAGGCTCCAGGAGCAAGATACACAGGGCAATACAGTTCTGCATGCCCTGGTGATGATTGCAGATGACACTGAGGAGAACACCAAGTTTGTGAGCACAGTATACGTTGAGATCTTGAAGGCAGGTGTGAAGGTTGACCCAACATGGAAACTGGAGGAGATAGTGAACTATGACGGATTAAATCCTCTGCAGCTTGCTGCCAAGACAGGCAAAGTGGAG ATCTTCAAACACATCATCCAAAGAGAGATCAAAGACCCAGTGTACAGGCACCTGTCACGCAAGTTCACTGAATGGACATATGGGCCCATCCACGTCTCCCTCTATGACTTGTCCTCTCTAGACAGCTTTGAGGAAAACTCTGTGCTGGAGATTCTGGCATACAGCAGTGACACGCCG aATCGGTACAAGATGGTGGTTTTGGAGCCACTGAACAAATTGCTTCAGCAAAAGTGGGAAACATTTGCTTCCAAGAGATTCTACTTCAGTTTTATCTCATACTTGTCATTCATGATCATATTTACAGCCATTGCCTACTATCAGCCCTTACGGGTAAAG ccTTCATTTCCAGTGGAGTTCACGGCCGGAGGCTTCCTGTGGGTCTCTGGACTGATAATTATCTTGCTAGGAGGCATTTATCTAATTTTTGCTCAG aGTCTGTACCTGCGGAGGAGACGCCAGTCCCTGAAGACTATGTGTTCTGACAGCTGTATTGAGATCTTGAT CTTCATCCAGGCTTTCTCATTGCTGTTGTCAGCAGTCCTGTATGGTGCAAGTTCAGAAAACTACGTGGCGGTGATGGTGTTCTCCCTGCTTTTGGGATGGGTGAACATGCTGTATTACACTCGGGGCTTTCAGCGCACCGGGATTTACAGTGTCATGATACAGAAG aCTATCCTGAGAGATCTGCTGCGTTTCCTCTTGGTTTATATGATCTTCCTCTTTGGCTTTGCTGCAG ctCTGGTTACCCTGATGGGGGATGCTCCTTCACTGTCTCAGAACAAGTCTGTTGCTCAGATGGAGAATGCTGGAAGCCATGCTATGTAC GGGGGGCTGCTCAGCGTCTCCCTGGAGCTCTTCAAGATCACCATTGGGATGGGTGACCTGGATTTCCAGGAACATGCCAGATTCAGATACTTCGtcatgcttctgctgctgcttttcgTGATCCTCACTTATGTTCTTTTGCTCAACATGCTGATTGCGCTCATGAGCGAGACTGTCACTGATATTTCTGGTGATAGCAAAAGCGTCTGGAAGCTGCAG AGGGCTATTGCTATTCTGGAAATAGAGAAGGCCTGGTTGTGGCGCCAAGGTGGGAAGAGGAGATCTGGCTGCTTTATGTCAGTGGGCCTCAATAAGAAAGATGAGAGATGGTGCTTCAG AGTAGAGGAAATTAAATGGACAAATTGGGCAAAGGAGGTGGGAGTTCTTAAGGAGGACCCTGGAAACACCAGTGATTCAGAAATAAATCCAGAAG AGACAAGATCAAGGAAACAGGTGCCACAGAAACAACTGAGATCAGCTGTTTCAGAGGAGCAGTCACTACTGCAGCCCCAGCTATCAGCAACTGAGATGATGCCTCTAGAGGGACAAACCAGAAATCTTTAG